A region from the Palaemon carinicauda isolate YSFRI2023 chromosome 9, ASM3689809v2, whole genome shotgun sequence genome encodes:
- the LOC137646497 gene encoding uncharacterized protein, translating into MFTDCSCYGPGSLCGSFAIPFGERSSFKGHVDLPPDRPADLPSPFLRADALYVLTKPDYHARQAPIPFSGHQGRKHHRAHTSPTRHDGHARQRSPASQRSPARQNSPARQRSPARQRSPARHCTPSTSCAPTTSCVPVLSFPSALAIAPALSCSSALSHTPALSHAPALSHAPALAYAHA; encoded by the coding sequence atgttcaccgactgttcctgctatggtcctggatctctctgcggatcgttcgcgatcccctttggtgAAAGGTCgtctttcaaaggacacgtcgaccttccacccgacagacctgctgacctgccgtcgccgttcttGAGAGCTGATGCGCTTTACGTGCTCACGAAACCTGACTACCATGCCCGTCAGGCACCGATCCCTTtttcagggcatcaagggcgtaagcACCATCGTGCGCATACTTCCCCCACGCGCCATGATggacatgcgcgccaacgttctcctgcgagCCAGCGCTCGCCTGCCCGCCAGAACTCgcctgcccgccagcgctcacctgctcgccagcgctcacctgctcgccactgcacgccatcaacctcctgcgcgccaacaacctcctgcgtgccagtgctctccttTCCATCAGCGCTCGCTatcgcgccagcactctcctgctcgtcagcgctctctcacacgccagcgctctcccacgcgccagcgctctcccacgctCCAGCGCTCGCCTACGCCCACGCATAG